The Arachis ipaensis cultivar K30076 chromosome B05, Araip1.1, whole genome shotgun sequence nucleotide sequence TGATCTAATTCATGTGCAGCCCTAATTAAAATGTCTCCATATAACCTCAGTCACAAATTCAGACAGTGAAAACAACCACTAATTTAATTATCAGGTTAAACTGTGAACACTACGCCTTTTTGGTGCGGCCCTTCCGCAGACTCTACATTTACGCGGTATGCTAGTGCACCGGAATGTCTTATTATTGTAGTCAGCTCAGTTTCAGATATTCGTTTAGGATTAGTTAAACTATCCGAAATTGATACTAGTATACAGATAAgaatttatcatattttttttatttatttcctttttggTCTAGAGGTTATATGAAAATAAGTGGAAGGCTCACTTTCAATACAACACAATCCATACCCAAAAGACAGGCAATCAATATCTTAAGAAAAAAGTGAAATAATGGTATGTAACTAAATTCCTAACTATTAGTTTTAGCGGTATACATTTAAGAGAATGAAATTATAGAATTATTATGTATTGCTTACATGCATATGACTCAAACAACCCGCATTGGAGAaggaaatgaaaaagatatgCGTCAAATTAACTTCTACTGCTAAGTTCTAATGAGTATACTTTAACATGGTGTAGTAGTCAGCAGTCAAAGTTACATATAGCATTCGGTAGCAACTGCTCAAGTTTGGGAATACAAACATCAAAATTTCGCTGTACATTGATCAATAATACAAGCTGCTAACCTTGCAGGGATGCAAACTCATTCGTTTTCCAATAAAGGCTTGTTGCACGGATTAAGGACCCCAGCCAGAGATCAGTGTCACAATATCCTGCCCTTTTTCAATCGGTTAAGGCCTGTCATGTACATGGATGACATGTTGTCAAGAAACTCTAATGCTCATGCTTTCAGGCTCAAAGACCGTTCAATTTCTTCAAGCGACCGCCCCTTGGTTTCTACGATGAAGTAATAGGCAAATGCTGCAGCTACCAAAGAAACTGCTCCAAAGCTGGCATATACTGGTGCAACTCCGAATTTCTCCACCAACTCAAGGAAGAATAAGCCCACTACAAAGTTGCACGCCTGAATATGAAGCATTAAATACTAAATTGAACACACCATGATGAAAAAGAATGGCTGGTATATAAATCAACTTACTGTATTCTTCGGTAGTTATGAAAACAACTTTGATAAAGACAAAGCAACAAAAAAGTGAGATAAAACAGCTTCCAATAATACAGGCAAAGCAACAAAATATTTTATTACCCACCCAATGGGTAGAAAAACTGACCCCCATGATCTTCCCCCTAGTCCTTGTGCTGCTAAGCTCCGGAATAATTATTCCTGTCACAGGACCAGCTCCAATTGCAAAAGAGAATATATACCTGTGAAATTGGATAGAGGGAAAATGCATGATTCATTTTCCAAAACCTCAGAAAATATCAAACTCTGGAAACCTCAGGAATCAAATCTTGGTGTCATCATCTGTGGTCAATTTTGAATGGTGAAACAATTATACTGACAAAATGTTTTTCTGTTGTTTtcttttatgataaaaaaaatattgatatgTTATTTCACAACATTATTCAGTGAGTAAAAATAATAAGCTattccaaatccaaaggcaacctTAATACGGATACCATTTTGGCCAGAAAATACATAGAACCGTGACTTTGTAAACAATACATGGCAAAGGTACTATTTAGCTAGAACAGCTCATAATAAAAAGCAACTATAAATTTTTCACACTTTTGGTTATATGCAGCACATGCATGCTGCTTTAAAATTACTTGAGTTAATACATCCAAACATAATTTATTCCAAAGTAGCTTTTATTCCCTTTCTTTTCAAACTTATTATCCAAATATCCATGGTTAACTATTCCAATCATACCGAATTATTTAGCCATAGTCTAACCAAGTTTAAAACACCCATTTCTACAAATAAGTAAACACAAGCTAGCGGAAATATTTATTCGATAAACTATTATATCAGCAGCAAGTGAATTCATACATGATAGTTCCCAGTATTGATAAGTTGTTGCTTAGCAGCTCATCCAATGGAAATACGACAGCAAAAGCCACAAGAAACATAGAAATTGCCTACAGAGAAGCATATTTGAAAATCGTTGGTAAAACAGTCAAAATGCTGGTCTGAGCTAGGTACAAGACAAAAAGCAATTGATTTGTGCGCCTATGCACACACGTGAATGGTTGTGCTATTGTTACATATTGTACACTCTCACCATCCCCAGGTAGCTTCCTATTAGAAGTTTCTGTCTTCCTTCCCTATCAACCAAGTATAAAGCACAGAGTGCACCTGAAAGAAACAAATAGGTCacagcaattggaatttgataccTAGGGATCGTTATGTCTAAGTATTCTGTTTGGttcaaaataaaagtagaaactGAAATAAATGAAACGACTAAATTACCctattaattaaaaaggaaaaaaaaaaaagcccaaCTCCCTAACCAACTCTGCAGACATTCCTTTCCCATTTCCCATCTGTCTCACTATTGTTATCATATTTGATTTCTTGAATTTGCTCTGTTGTTCTCCTCTTTATTTGCTCTATTGTTTTATGGTGCCTTCTTGAATTTGTTTCTATACTTGGTTGTAAGGGCTACTAGAGAAGAGCAAATTGGTTGCTATTGATGCTGGAAACAAGGGCTACCCTCAAAATAAGGTATGTAACTTGATGATTATGATATCTTTGACATAAAATTTCTGATGCATTGATGATGACACTGATCTTAGGTAGTTAACATCGTGGTTAGCTTTGCATAAAGTCACAATTTGACTAGTTGTTTTCAACTGTGAGGGGTTTTGAGGTTTTCAGATTTGATGAGTTATTGTGGTGTCTGATCCTTTTTACTGGTTCTTTAAAGAACAAATTTCACAAGCTAGTTGAACTTTAATGGATAATTACCACTTTAATTTTGTGATATCTCTCTACCTTCATTCTGTTTCTTTGAAGGGATGAAAAGTAAGTTATTATGTCTTAGATTTTCAATAGAGGTACTTATCAAGTAATAGATAGAGGGAAATAATGAACTAATTCGGTGTGTCGATGAAATCAAAGGGGAGAAAATGAAGGTTAGAGGGTGATTGAGTTTTGGGGCACATAAGTTTGTGCTAAGAGTTATTTTTTACACCATGGCGGCAGCGATGGGACAGAGGCTTCAGCAAGGTCTGCATGATGGTGGTGCTTCAGCATTTGAGAAGAGAAACAACGAATGAGAAAAAGCCCTAATTAGTTTTGAACAAAAACTTGGAATTTTAAACTTTGAATGAGGGTATTCTTTGAAGAAATTATTAGTAAAATTTCAGTCGCCATCCCAAAAAATTGCAGTCCCCACTTTCTTGAGGTACTAAAGGGACTGAAATTTTAGTTCTAGTCTCAAGCCAACAAACATAGTAGTGAGTCTCATTCCCTCGGTCTCaatctcaatacctcaaaacaaacacaGCCTAAGAGAAATCAAGTTTGTGAATGCAAAAGAATGCAGTGTAGACTGTTCACCTGCAAAGTTAGTAAGTCCAACGAATAAGCTTGCCAAAGCACTGCTTTGAATTCCAACATCTTGGAACGTCAATGATGAAAAGTATAGAACTCCATTTATTCCAGCAAACTGCTGAAGTGTAAAAAGAGTCCCTCCAATAAAGGCAACTGCATTGTTACATGATAATATCACGAATTTCATTCACAATTCAAGTAATGACAGCAAGTAATGACTATCAACGTATACTTATATATCAAGAGGGGGAAGGTCTACTTCATGCAATGCATAAGTCAAAGCTGATAAACTGATGTCGTAGTTAAGTTAAAATACTCATGGATCCATATATTTGGTATAATCAAACATATATTCTTTGCTGGACGTATCACTAGGAAGAGATAGAGAAACAGGTTTTATAGGTCAAGTCAACCAATTTGACCGGCTACTTTTGTCCTGTTCAGTTTCTATTATTCAACAAGAAAAAAAAGTCTAATCCACTGGTTTGAGCAGGTTGGGGagagtttgtttgtttttatatcaTATCCCTCACTCACACTTCACCTCACTGGGCCAAAGCTTAAAAGATTGCCACCAGGTCACACCGTCACAAATGTATAGTAGCCCATTTCTATCTCTCATTCTCACTGCGAGGACTAATGTGTTTAACTTTTGTATTGCAAAAGATTCATTTCTACCCCCTCAATCTTGTAATGAATGCTTCACATAAACACTACAATATCAAGCCGAAGTTAACCTTTTCATTTCTCTCTCAACCAGTGTCTACACACTCTCTGATTTNNNNNNNNNNNNNNNNNNNNNNNNNNNNNNNNNNNNNNNNNNNNNNNNNNNNNNNNNNNNNNNNNNNNNNNNNNNNNNNNNNNNNNNNNNNNNNNNNNNNNNNNNNNNNNNNNNNNNNNNNNNNNNNNNNNNNNNNNNNNNNNNNNNNNNNNNNNNNNNNNNNNNNNNNNNNNNNNNNNNNNNNNNNNNNNNNNNNNNNNNNNgtattatttattgtttatctttatttattttcagATAGTATTTATCTATTTTACGGGAGGCTGACTAATGATCATTATATATTTTAGGACACCCTAAAACTTTTTTCCCTCCATCAGTTACAAATGTTTCATATTCCAAACATAGTAATGAACACCTCCCTCCCGCCTGTGAGTATTCTGTGAATCTCTTTAGCACCAAATCCCTAGGTCCAACAGCTCTTGGAAACCTAAAGCTTCACCTGattctccattttttttttttcagtttctcATGCCCCTGTACTAATTTTTTGCAAAATCATTTGTGTCATATGGTGCCACACAATTCCAGACAATGACCTATATGCCTATGGAACATATGTCTCTCCTAGCCAGATACTCAATCTCGGTTAGGGAAAAGATTAAATTTCCACGCACAGAATAGCCAAGACCACCTTCATACAACCTCTAGAATGTGGCTCCTCCAGGATCTCTGACCATCTACTGTCCAAATCACTGCCATCACTCATGCTGACAGACTGAAATTCTTCAATTGCATTCTCTACTTCAGATGCACCCCAAAGCTCCCGTATTACTGTTTTAGCTTCATCCATTCTCCCAGCCTGACCAGAAATATTATAGCTTTGTAAAGAGTGTACAAGCTTATAAATTGTCACATAGAGAGATCACAAAGTCCTACCTTACAAAGCCACCGTGGACTCTCGATAGCAAACTGCATACCAAGTGCAACAACAAAACCAGGGACACTCGCAATATACAACATTGTCCTCCACCTGAAATATATATTTATCAATGGCATATAGGCATTATTCGAAAATAAGTTCCAGTTTCTAAAGAATGTAAGATACAGAAAAAGCAAGAATCATTATCAGAGTAAACCAGAGAGGACCAAAAGCCAGCTCCCATATGAATTCATGAAAAGGTTTTATTTCAGTGAATATTTTAAAAATGTATTCATATTAGTTTTAAGCATTTTAAGTTCTAAGTGCAAAAAATTGAAATCAAGACATCCCTAAGGCCATCACTACCAGAGTGcttcaattttcatccctctgatctaggttgtcaaggatagGTTCTTTGAAAGTCTAATAGGAAAAGCTCTTCCGGtaacctaggttgctaagaataggtttcttagaggtctagtaggaaaaacccATTTTATCTATCTTTTTTCCGCTATGTCTTTGGGCATGCCTTTTACTGAATAATCCTTATCTATTGTGATAAAACCCCTAAGCCCCAATCTATTTCTTATCATCTGGTATCCACGTcgtaggtaaattcttatttatctacacattccatgggtcttgtttagtctctttgttttttctctttaatttctgtaaatTCACGTTAGagttaaaaaaaaaacgaaaaaaattcttatttattttggttttccaaTTATTCTATTTTTAGGTCATTGTCTGCACAAAAAAAAGtcgcaaaaaaaattaaattatgaaGAAAATTATGAGGAACCAGTTTGTGCCATCATCATACCACAATGAATTTTTTTGAAGATTTTGTAAGTTGCAACAAGGTTCACAATCAGTGATGGAGAACCACAAGGAGTTTTTATATTTGATGGACAAGGCTAATATTAAAAGGAGTCCTGAGGTTCTTATGGAATGATTTTTGTTTGGATTACGTGAAGAACTTGCAGATAAAGTCCAACGTTACCGTTACGCAACCATGGAGGATTTGGTCAAATTGGCCATTGACAGGGAGCAGATGCAACAAATGATAGATCGCCATAAGAAGAGAATTTCTTCTACGCctatctttcattcttcttcaaaGCCAGAGATGGAAGAATTTGTTGAGTATGCTGTAGAGGGTGATGTGTCCTTGGAAGATTCAAAAGTGTAGAATTTCTCAACTGGGTTCTTGGGATGTAAGGAATTTAAAAATCCAGAGAGaagaaacagagaaagaaagTGAGTGTTTGAGTGAAAAGGATCAATGTTTAATTGAAAGCGAGAGTTTTGAGAGAAAATATGAGAATAGTGAGAGGAGTCAATGAGTGACAAAGAAACTGAGAGCAATAAACACACTTGTGAGAGACATCTAGAAAGTTCTAGCTTAGACAAGAGTACATTAGTATCATTGAATTCCATGGAATCCTTAGTTTCTCATACATCTAACCACGAAATTCTTAGTGTTTTTATATCAATTTTCCCAGGCTTTGTAGATTCACTGATCAATTATGGAGGCATTAATATGGATGAAAAGAAAGGAAGACAAATTGCACACTTTGGACAAGATGGTGAAAGTATGGTTGGAAATATTGAACTTGCACACATGAAGGACATGGTCACAATTCAATGGGTAGAGAAGAGCCATCAAACCATGGTATTTAAACCCAGAGATTGGGTTTGGATTCCTTGGAGGGACGAAGAGCATCTCATTCAAaattcgaggacgaatctttttgaaGAGGAAAGATGGTATTTTTGTCATCTTAGAGCTAAGGGACAGAATgataatcttgtcatattcaaggatctAAATTCTAGAAGAATTGTGCCATGCCAGTCTTAGATATTAAGAAGACCAAGAGTCCGTCTCAAAAATAGTGGTGCTAAAAGGGCAACAATTCATAAGGCCCATTGAGCTAAAGCAAGacaacaagaagcccaataaagtttttcaaattcaatggaaggcataatttattaattttcgaattttagtcatttatttttaatttgttttgctaTTAGAGTTTGTTCGAAGATTTGATTTACTCTTGATttgtttagtagtatttttagggattttaaatttaaatcaaatctgatctaatctaataagatcaaatttgatttaaatcagttatcatatctttaggattttaaaatttaaatcaaatctgatctaatccaataagatcaaatctgatttaaattagttatcttatctttaggatATTTAAtttaagttatcttatcttttagttagtttgttaggggCCTATTTAAACCTTTGGTGAGACAATTTACACAACTTTCATGAATAAAATTTCCTTAGTACTTTATGCACGTTtttttagtgtgattaagtgaggtgaaTGATTTGTTTCGGCTTGTTGCATGGAGAaaattgagtgattcaatttttATCTCTCTGatctaggttgctaagaacataTTTCTTAGATGTCTAATAGGAAAAACCCCTTTTATCTATCTTTTATGTTTTTGCGGTGTCTTTGGGTATGCCCTTTACTGAATAATCCTTATCTATTGTGATAAAACTTCTAAACCCCAATCTATTTCTTATCAAAAAAATTGCAGTGGACAGATTACCAATAAAAGTACAAGATGAAAATACATAGAACTGAATTTCAGTCCTAACACACCTCAGCAGTAAGGAAGATCAAGGGCAGAATGGGAAAATAACTCCTTTTCAATTTTCATATAGGAGCAGAGGTAAGAAAATAATGGAACGAGGTTATAAATAGAAAAGAGTGGGGTAACTAGAGAGTAAGAACGAAGTAGAGTAAGAATTAAGGAGAGAATTGGCCTCCCAAATGGCAAATATCATTTTTATCATTTGCTATACACTCATACACACTTACATAATATAATTCTTCACTGATTTGGGATATATCACACTGATACtcccttctctgtgatttcataTTCTTGTCTCTTCCTATTCTCTTCTATTACTCCCTACCGCATCCATATATTGCTGCTACTTAATTCTGTTCTGCTTCCTAAATATCTCTGGGAGTCTTACAAAACCAAGCCATTTTCCAACTAGTTGTGGTGAACAGAATTTAGAAGGCCTAACTAATTATTCATGAAATAAAAATGTGAAATTGAGAAAAGTTATGAGTTAAATactaatttagtttttaaaacaaaaaaagtaGACAAGAAACTCACCAATGTGGATCATTCTCAGAAGAAATTCCAAGAAATAATGAAGCAATAATGCCAACACAAGTGCCGATTTGACATAAAGAGCCTAGTGCCCCCCTGTATCTTGTCGGAGCAACCTACGACACATTGAACAGACATATGAATGAAACCGACTTATTATTTTTGTCTTACTCTTTTTGTCAACATTATGCATTTTGGTCCCTTAACTTACCAAAATTTTCGGTTTGGTCCTATACCTTTTCTTTCTATCCTTTTTCTGCCCTCTTATGTTTCATATAATTAACAATTTAGTCCCAGTTAACTAATTACATCACACAACAGACAGAAAATATTGACATGGCAAAATCATCCACATGTGTCCTACATGAATACCATTTGTGCCATGCCAACATCTTTTTGTCAACGCGTTGATCAACAGAAGATAACACAACAAATGGAGGCAACATTGCTAAACAAGACAATGTCAGTGATGTGGTCAGTAGTTGGAGGGAGGCAGTAATGGGAAGTCACTGATAGTGCTGGGACCTGTGAAGTGAGAAGTTGTTTTGAATATTGTAGATTTGTTGCACGACTTTGTTTTTGGTACAAATCGCTTATTTTGAGACATGATTATTTCTTGATCGGATTTCATGCAACTCGTTTAGTTCGAGTTGTTTTGCAGCTTAATGACTTGTTTTAATACAAATCATTTTTCAAATTTATAGTACAGATTTCCTACTACTTGTTTTGATACAAATCGTTTATTTTAAAACTCGTAATTATTTCTGAGTATAACCTCGTCTAGCTCGTTCAATACGAGTAGTTTTAAGGTTTTGTGATTTGTTTCATTTCAAATCATTTAATTAAAACGTGGCTATTTTTTTATCTGATTTCATACAACTAGTTTAAATCCGAGCTGTTTTTAGGACTTTATAACTTGTTTTACAACTTTGTTTTACTTTGAGTCATTTTTAAGTATCAGATCATCTTTATAGCTATCGGAATTCGTTGCTTTATCCATCGTGCCCGCTCGAGGTCGAGCTTTATGAAGTTGGACTCAAGCAATCAAGCGGATCGGATTATCAAATGAAGCTTTTCAATAATTTGTTCAACTCGTTCATTCCGAGTTTTTTATAGATGACTTGTTTTTTATACAAGTCACTCTTTCGAAGCACAACTCGTTATATATCAATTTATTTTGCGCGATTTGTTTTAATGCAAATTGCTTATATGGTTATTTTTTCCTCGATTTCGTTCAACTCATGACCTTGAATTATTTTAAATCATCAAGCCAGATTATAACCATTGGACACCAATTTGAACCTCGTCGCTTTATCCGAGCGACCAATAAAAAGGTCGGCTCGTGATTTTTGCACTTTGTCGAGCATAAAATGGCACCTTAAGTGAAGGGATTATATGCGTATTTCCTTCCCTTTCTATTTTTTACAAGGTGGTTATCCTTGTGTGtgatacaattcatttcacccgAGCTGTTGGAGGTTTGTTTTTACGTTTCGATTTTGTTCAAAACATTTACAATCAATTCTTTCCTTTCCAACTTGTTTCTGTACGAGTCGTTTGGTTGAAGAGTtgtttttcttgtcatttttgtTTTTACCCTTTTAATTTTTTACAACTCATTTTATATCGAGTTGTTTCAATTTTGCTTTAGAGATTCATTTGATACAAATCACTTTTTAATGCTTTGCTTTAATGATTTGTTTTTATACAAATCACTTTTAAAGCTTTTCTCTTAGATTGACACTTGTGCTCGATACAAGTTGGTTGAAAATATGGATAATTGGCACAACTCGTTTAAACCGAGTTGTCCTTATATTGTAGATGCTGGAACAAGTTTTCTTTGGACAACTTGTTTTTGTGAAGTTGTTCCATTTTATACGACTAAGTTGTCATCTTTGAGGTCGGATACTTTGTAGTAACCCTTTTCCAAGACTTCAGTGATCTTGTAGGGTCCTATCCAGTTTGCTGTCAGCTTTCCTTCGCCCAACCTCTGTAGCCCGATATTTTTCTTATCAAGATGAGGTTGTTTGTGGCAATCTCGTAGCCATCCT carries:
- the LOC107643671 gene encoding probable plastidic glucose transporter 1 isoform X3, with the protein product MWPVSAAIVSAPVSIPNLYLPKAKRTQKLHYGALKCSFGHSRPRLRVSALKDQLPDSATTPEDEGRKLSSSDNKRGGGGGFDYGWLPAFPHVLVASMSNFIFGYHIGVMNGPIVSVARELGFDGNSFLEGLVVSIFIAGAFIGSLSAGPLADKLGCRLTFQIDTIPLILGAITSAKAHSLNDILGGRFLVGLGIGVNTVLVPIYISEVAPTRYRGALGSLCQIGTCVGIIASLFLGISSENDPHWWRTMLYIASVPGFVVALGMQFAIESPRWLCKAGRMDEAKTVIRELWGASEVENAIEEFQSVSMSDGSDLDSRWSEILEEPHSRVAFIGGTLFTLQQFAGINGVLYFSSLTFQDVGIQSSALASLFVGLTNFAGALCALYLVDREGRQKLLIGSYLGMAISMFLVAFAVVFPLDELLSNNLSILGTIMYIFSFAIGAGPVTGIIIPELSSTRTRGKIMGACNFVVGLFFLELVEKFGVAPVYASFGAVSLVAAAFAYYFIVETKGRSLEEIERSLSLKA
- the LOC107643671 gene encoding probable plastidic glucose transporter 1 isoform X2 codes for the protein MWPVSAAIVSAPVSIPNLYLPKAKRTQKLHYGALKCSFGHSRPRLRVSALKDQLPDSATTPEDEGRKLSSSDNKRGGGGGFDYGWLPAFPHVLVASMSNFIFGYHIGVMNGPIVSVARELGFDGNSFLEGLVVSIFIAGAFIGSLSAGPLADKLGCRLTFQIDTIPLILGAITSAKAHSLNDILGGRFLVGLGIGVNTVLVPIYISEVAPTRYRGALGSLCQIGTCVGIIASLFLGISSENDPHWWRTMLYIASVPGFVVALGMQFAIESPRWLCKAGRMDEAKTVIRELWGASEVENAIEEFQSVSMSDGSDLDSRWSEILEEPHSRVAFIGGTLFTLQQFAGINGVLYFSSLTFQDVGIQSSALASLFVGLTNFAGALCALYLVDREGRQKLLIGSYLGMAISMFLVAFAVVFPLDELLSNNLSILGTIMYIFSFAIGAGPVTGIIIPELSSTRTRGKIMGVSFSTHWACNFVVGLFFLELVEKFGVAPVYASFGAVSLVAAAFAYYFIVETKGRSLEEIERSLSLKA
- the LOC107643671 gene encoding probable plastidic glucose transporter 1 isoform X7, with protein sequence MNGPIVSVARELGFDGNSFLEGLVVSIFIAGAFIGSLSAGPLADKLGCRLTFQIDTIPLILGAITSAKAHSLNDILGGRFLVGLGIGVNTVLVPIYISEVAPTRYRGALGSLCQIGTCVGIIASLFLGISSENDPHWWRTMLYIASVPGFVVALGMQFAIESPRWLCKAGRMDEAKTVIRELWGASEVENAIEEFQSVSMSDGSDLDSRWSEILEEPHSRVAFIGGTLFTLQQFAGINGVLYFSSLTFQDVGIQSSALASLFVGLTNFAGALCALYLVDREGRQKLLIGSYLGMAISMFLVAFAVVFPLDELLSNNLSILGTIMYIFSFAIGAGPVTGIIIPELSSTRTRGKIMGVSFSTHWVGNKIFCCFACIIGSCFISLFCCFVFIKVVFITTEEYSKLIYIPAILFHHGVFNLVFNASYSGVQLCSGLILP
- the LOC107643671 gene encoding probable plastidic glucose transporter 1 isoform X6, whose translation is MWPVSAAIVSAPVSIPNLYLPKAKRTQKLHYGALKCSFGHSRPRLRVSALKDQLPDSATTPEDEGRKLSSSDNKRGGGGGFDYGWLPAFPHVLVASMSNFIFGYHIGVMNGPIVSVARELGFDGNSFLEGLVVSIFIAGAFIGSLSAGPLADKLGCRLTFQIDTIPLILGAITRWRTMLYIASVPGFVVALGMQFAIESPRWLCKAGRMDEAKTVIRELWGASEVENAIEEFQSVSMSDGSDLDSRWSEILEEPHSRVAFIGGTLFTLQQFAGINGVLYFSSLTFQDVGIQSSALASLFVGLTNFAGALCALYLVDREGRQKLLIGSYLGMAISMFLVAFAVVFPLDELLSNNLSILGTIMYIFSFAIGAGPVTGIIIPELSSTRTRGKIMGVSFSTHWVGNKIFCCFACIIGSCFISLFCCFVFIKVVFITTEEYSKLIYIPAILFHHGVFNLVFNASYSGVQLCSGLILP
- the LOC107643671 gene encoding probable plastidic glucose transporter 1 isoform X1; the protein is MWPVSAAIVSAPVSIPNLYLPKAKRTQKLHYGALKCSFGHSRPRLRVSALKDQLPDSATTPEDEGRKLSSSDNKRGGGGGFDYGWLPAFPHVLVASMSNFIFGYHIGVMNGPIVSVARELGFDGNSFLEGLVVSIFIAGAFIGSLSAGPLADKLGCRLTFQIDTIPLILGAITSAKAHSLNDILGGRFLVGLGIGVNTVLVPIYISEVAPTRYRGALGSLCQIGTCVGIIASLFLGISSENDPHWWRTMLYIASVPGFVVALGMQFAIESPRWLCKAGRMDEAKTVIRELWGASEVENAIEEFQSVSMSDGSDLDSRWSEILEEPHSRVAFIGGTLFTLQQFAGINGVLYFSSLTFQDVGIQSSALASLFVGLTNFAGALCALYLVDREGRQKLLIGSYLGMAISMFLVAFAVVFPLDELLSNNLSILGTIMYIFSFAIGAGPVTGIIIPELSSTRTRGKIMGVSFSTHWVGNKIFCCFACIIGSCFISLFCCFVFIKVVFITTEEYSKLIYIPAILFHHGVFNLVFNASYSGVQLCSGLILP
- the LOC107643671 gene encoding probable plastidic glucose transporter 1 isoform X5 encodes the protein MWPVSAAIVSAPVSIPNLYLPKAKRTQKLHYGALKCSFGHSRPRLRVSALKDQLPDSATTPEDEGRKLSSSDNKRGGGGGFDYGWLPAFPHVLVASMSNFIFGYHIGVMNGPIVSVARELGFDGNSFLEGLVVSIFIAGAFIGSLSAGPLADKLGCRLTFQIDTIPLILGAITSAKAHSLNDILGGRFLVGLGIGVNTVLVPIYISEVAPTRYRGALGSLCQIGTCVGIIASLFLGISSENDPHWWRTMLYIASVPGFVVALGMQFAIESPRWLCKAGRMDEAKTVIRELWGASEVENAIEEFQSVSMSDGSDLDSRWSEILEEPHSRGALCALYLVDREGRQKLLIGSYLGMAISMFLVAFAVVFPLDELLSNNLSILGTIMYIFSFAIGAGPVTGIIIPELSSTRTRGKIMGVSFSTHWVGNKIFCCFACIIGSCFISLFCCFVFIKVVFITTEEYSKLIYIPAILFHHGVFNLVFNASYSGVQLCSGLILP
- the LOC107643671 gene encoding probable plastidic glucose transporter 1 isoform X4 — protein: MWPVSAAIVSAPVSIPNLYLPKAKRTQKLHYGALKCSFGHSRPRLRVSALKDQLPDSATTPEDEGRKLSSSDNKRGGGGGFDYGWLPAFPHVLVASMSNFIFGYHIGVMNGPIVSVARELGFDGNSFLEGLVVSIFIAGAFIGSLSAGPLADKLGCRLTFQIDTIPLILGAITSAKAHSLNDILGGRFLVGLGIGVNTVLVPIYISEVAPTRYRGALGSLCQIGTCVGIIASLFLGISSENDPHWWRTMLYIASVPGFVVALGMQFAIESPRWLCKAGRMDEAKTVIRELWGASEVENAIEEFQSVSMSDGSDLDSRWSEILEEPHSRVAFIGGTLFTLQQFAGINGVLYFSSLTFQDVGIQSSALASLFVGLTNFAGALCALYLVDREGRQKLLIGSYLGMAISMFLVAFAVVFPLDELLSNNLSILGTIMYIFSFAIGAGPVTGIIIPELSSTRTRGKIMGVSFSTHWVGNKIFCCFACIIGSCFISLFCCFVFIKVVFITTEEYSVQLCSGLILP